One genomic segment of Arachis duranensis cultivar V14167 chromosome 4, aradu.V14167.gnm2.J7QH, whole genome shotgun sequence includes these proteins:
- the LOC107484011 gene encoding uncharacterized protein LOC107484011 — MTRFTKVAISIPDLHPEVHLHAIKSRLRPGKFHETITVAKPRTLAEFREKAKGQIDIEELRQARKTEKSNYREDDKSLSTKKNFKLTPRFDSYTQFNTKREDIIKEILNSKLIKPPRKAGTYQDTKNMDKSKYCAFHQKHGHNTDNCVVAKDLLERLARQGHLDKYIGGHIQRRITASTTNDSSEQQNQGKDKTPSSQYEKPQGIINFISGGYAGGGSSNSARKRSFRAICSVNGPQQEAEMTNQQPQVTFTRADFNSSIQNLDDPVVVTLQLGDLLVRKVLLDPGSSTDVLFYSTFQKMKLSDNMLQSTEGDLVGFSGERVPILGSVWLQTKLGEHPLSKTYDIQYLVVDCFSPYNLILGRPFLNKFGAVVSTVHLCVKFPLQDDQVVTIHGDYKEARYNQILMHPSDQSKTAFITDFGNYCYKVMPFGLKNAGASYQRLMDKVFAKQIGTNIEVYVDDMVTKT, encoded by the exons ATGACCCGCTTTACCAAAGTCGCAATCAGCATACCTGACCTCCACCCCGAAGTCCACCTACACGCAATCAAAAGCAGACTTCGACCTGGAAAATTCCATGAGACAATCACAGTAGCCAAGCCGAGGACCCTTGCAGAGTTTCGCGAGAAAGCAAAAGGCCAAATTGATATCGAAGAGCTCAGACAAGCTCGGAAAACTGAGAAGTCAAACTACCGAGAAGACGATAAGAGCTTAAGCactaagaaaaattttaaattaacccCTCGCTTTGATTCTTATACGCAGTTCAATACTAAGAGAGAGGAcataatcaaagagatcttgaattCGAAGCTGATCAAGCCACCAAGAAAGGCCGGCACCTATCAAGACACAAAGAATATGGACAAGTCTAAATATTGCGCTTTCCACCAGAAACACGGTCACAACACCGACAATTGTGTGGTGGCCAAAGACCTTCTGGAACGCCTAGCCAGGCAAGGACACCTCGACAAGTACATTGGAGGTCACATACAAAGGCGCATCACAGCTTCCACAACAAACGATTCCTCCGAACaacaaaaccaaggaaaagacaAGACACCTTCAAGCCAATACGAAAAACCACAAGGTATAATCAATTTCATTTCAGGAGGGTACGCAGGTGGAGGATCCTCAAATTCGGCAAGAAAAAGATCGTTCCGAGCAATATGCTCGGTGAACGGGCCACAACAAGAGGCCGAAATGACAAATCAACAACCACAAGTAACTTTTACACGCGCTGACTTCAATTCCAGCATACAAAACTTGGACGATCCTGTTGTAGTCACTCTTCAACTAGGGGATTTGTTGGTAAGGAAAGTACTCTTAGACCCCGGAAGCAGCACCGACGTTTTATTCTATTCCACATTCCAAAAAATGAAGCTCAGCGACAACATGCTGCAGTCAACAGAAGGAGACTTGGTTGGATTCTCAGGAGAGCGAGTTCCAATACTGGGTTCAGTGTGGTTGCAAACCAAACTGGGTGAGCATCCTCTTTCAAAAACATATGATATTCAATATTTAGTGGTCGATTGTTTTAGTCCATATAATCTTATACTTGGCCGACCTTTTCTAAACAAGTTCGGCGCAGTTGTTTCTACAGTTcatctgtgtgttaagtttcCCCTGCAAGACGATCAAGTTGTAACAATCCATGGAGATTATAAAGAAGCAC GGTATAATCAAATCCTCATGCACCCCTCCGATCAAAGTAAAACGGCATTTATTACTGATTTCGGTAACTATTGTTATAAAGTTATGCCATTTGGATTAAAGAACGCAGGTGCAAGTTACCAACGTCTTATGGACAAAGTCTTCGCCAAACAAATTGGCACAAATATCGAAGTCTATGTCGATGATATGGTCACCAAGACATAG